The Triticum aestivum cultivar Chinese Spring chromosome 6D, IWGSC CS RefSeq v2.1, whole genome shotgun sequence genomic sequence catgtatatcacatatacctttgttaaccttgccatccttcttatccgccaaatacttggggcagttccgcttccagtggccagtctgcttacagtagaagcactcagtttcaggcttaggtccagacttggatttcttctcctgaacagcaacttgcttgctattcttcttgaagttccctttcttcttccctttgccctttttcttgaaactagtggttttactgaccatcaacacttgatgctcctttttgatttctacctccgctgcctttagcattgcgaagagctcgggaatcgtcttatccatcccttgcatgttatagttcatcacgaagctcttgtagcttggtggcagtgattgaagaattctgtcaatgacgcaatcatccggaagttgaactcccagttgaattaagtgattattatacccagacattctgagtatatgctcactgacagaactattctcttccatcttgcagctatagaacttattggagacttcatatctctcaatccgggcatttgcttgaaatattaacttcaactcctggaacatctcatatgctccatgacgttcaaaacgtcgttgaagtcccggttctaagccgtaaagcatggcacactgaactattgagtagtcatcagctttgctttgccagacgttcataacttctggcgtagctcttgcaggaggcctggcacctagcggtgcttccaggacgtaattcttctgtgcagcaatgaggataatcctcaagttacggacccagtccgtgtaattgctaccatcatctttcaacttagctttctcaaggaacgcattaaaattcaacggcacaacagcacgggccatatatctacaattaacatagacaagcaagatactatcaggtactaagttcatgataaatttaagttcaattaatcatattacttaagaactcccacttagatagacatctctctaatcatctaagtgattacgtgatccaaagcaactaaaccatgtccgattaacacgtgagatggagtagtttcaatggtgaacatcactatgttgatcatatctactatatgattcacgctcgacctttcggtctctgtgttccgaggccatatctgtacatatgctaggctcgtcaagtttaacctgagtattccgcgtgtgcaactgttttgcacccgttgtatttgaacgtagagcctatcacacccgattaacacgtggtgtctcagcacgaagaacttttgcaacggtgcatactcagggagaacacttttatcttgaaattttagtgagagatcatcttataatgctaccgtcaatcaaagcaagataagatgcataaaggattaacatcacatgcaatcaatataagtgatatgatatggccatcatcatcttgtgcttgtgatctccatctccgaagcaccgtgcttgtgatctccatctccgaagcaccatcatgatcaccatcgtcaccggctcgacaccttgatctccatcgtagtatcgttgtcgtctcgccaacttattgcttttacgactatcgctaccgcttagtgataaagtaaaactattacatggcgattgcatctcatacaataaagcgacaaccatatggctcctgccagttgccgataactcggttacaaaacatgatcatctcatacaacacattatatcacatcatgtcttgaccatatcacatcacaacatgccctgcaaaaacaagttagacgacctctactttgttgttgcatattttacgtggctgctacgggcttagcaagaaccgttcttacctacgcatcaaaaccacaacgatagtttgtcaagttggtgctgttttaaccttcgcaaggaccgggcgtagccacactcggttcaactaaagtgagagagacagacacccgccagtcacctttaagcaacgagtgctccgaacggtgaaaccagtctcgcgtaagcgtacgcgtaatgtcggtccgggccgcttcatctcacaataccgctgaaccaaagtatgacatgctggtaagcagtatgacttatatcgcccacaactcacttgtgttctactcgtgcatagcatcaacgcataaaaccaggctcggatgccactgttgggaacgtagtaatttcaaaaaatttcctacgcacacgcaagatcatggtgatgcatagcaacgagaggggagagtgttgtccacgtaccctcgtagaccgacagcggaagcgttatcacaacgcggttgatgtagtcgtacgtcttcacgatccgaccgatcaagtaccgaacgcacggcacctccgaagttctacacacgttcagctcgatgacgtccctcgaactccgatccagccgagtgttgagggagagtttcgtcagcacgacggcgtggtgacgatgatgatgttccaccgacgcagggcttcgcctaagctccgcgacggtattatcgaggtgtaatctggtggaggggggcaccgcacacggctaaaatatcgtatatcaagtgtgtttagaggtgcccccctgcccccgtatataaaggagcaagggggaggccggctgcctatgggcgcgccaaggagagggggggagtcctcctcctagtaggagtaggactcccctttcctagtcctactaggaaaagaaggggggaaggaaagagagggagagggagagggaaagggggctgcgcccccctctcctagtccaactaggactcctcctgggagggggcgcaccacctcctggctgctgccctctctctcccctcaaggcccactaaggcccaatacttccccggggggttccggtaaccctccggcactccggtttaatccgaaacttctccggaacacttccggtgtccgaatatagtcgtccaatatatcaatctttacgtctcgaccatttcgagactcctcgtcatgtccgtgatcacatccgggactccgaacaaccttcggtacatcaaaacatataaactcataataaaactgtcatcgtaactttaagcgtgcggaccctttgggttcgagaactatgtagacatgaccgagacacctctccggtcaataaccaatagcgggacctggatgcccatattggctcccacatattctacgaagatctttatcggtcagaccgcataacaacatacgttgttccctttgtcatcggtatgttacttgcccgagattcgatcgtcggtatctcgatacctagttcaatctcgttaccggcaagtctctttactcgttccgtaatacatcatcccgcaactaactcattagtcacaatgcttgcaaggcttatagtgatgtgcattaccgagtgggcccagagatacctctccgacaatcggagtgacaaatcctaatctcgaaatacgccaacccaacaagtacctttggagacacctgtagagcacctttataatcacccagttacgttgtgacgtttggtagcacacaaagtgttcctccggtaaacgggagttgcataatctcatagtcataggaacatgtataagtcatgaagaaagcaatagcaacatactaaacgatcgggtgctaagctaacgtaatgggtcatgtcaatcacgtcattctcctaatgaggtgatcccgttaatcaaatgacaactcatgtctatggctaggaaacataaccatctttgattaacgagctagtcaagcagaggcatactagtgacactctgtttgtctatgtattcacacatgtattatgtttccggttaatacaattctagcatgaataataaacatttatcatgatataaggaaatatataattctttattattgcctctagggcatatttccttcatgcttgACTTGAGTAAATTGTTATAGAGGTTATGTTTGCAGCTTGGAGCACTCTCACTCTTCCTACGCTGCCAGTTGCTGCAAACATGCTGTACTTTAGATGCAACCGTGCAAGAGAACGGTCTGTATAATTCAACAAAAAAATTCCTAGGAAGTTCAATGTATTTTTAGCTGCTCCCTGGACACTCAGTGCAAATGTGAATGATATAATTTGTTACTGTTCTGTTATACTTGTTTAGCTACCCTTGAAAATGAGTGTGTATCTTTCTCAGGTGTCTGTCTCGTGTGTTTCACATTCTTTTTGCACCACGCTGCTCATTATTTATTTTATGCATGATCAAAGAGCAAACGTGAACTTGTCATCCGTTGCTAAACCATAGGTAGCACCGTTTCTTCTATAAATTCATGAAATTATATACATAATCTGATAAGCCTCCGAGTATAGGATATGTGTACACTGGACTTTCCTATAAGAACGAAAAATATATACATGACACTGGACCGCAAGAGGTACCAATAACCTGCGCTCACCTTTGTTTTAGAAACTCACTCATCAGACCAGGTGATTCCCTCCATGCCGACATTCTGGTCAAGCCCCAAGGCATTCCACACCGCAGGAGACGCGTCGACGATGTTGTCGGCACACGGGGGCTCGTAGTTGTGGTCTTCGTCGCAGCCATAGACGGAGTCGCACTCGTCCACCACCTTGGCATACACGGACTTGCCATTGGCGGTGATCTTGATGCGGTGCCCGCAACGGGCCATGTTCTTGAACCAGCCGGTGGAGAGCGCGACTACCATCTCCTTGTCGCTATGGTAGGCGTTGTCACACTCCGGACGGACCGCCGCCGTCCTTGCCCTTCTCAAAGCTGTTGAGCGTCAAGACGGCCTTGGTGGTCGCGGTGACCGGCGGCGAGCAGTGGTACTGCGGGTACCTCTTGCCATCCTCGCAACAGTCCGGGTCGTTGCTCTTCTCACAGTTGCCCGACTTTCCTGGAAGGTAGCCACTTGCACGGCAGACACCGAGACCAGGGCGGAGTGAGGACGCGATGTGGGAGGTGGAGAGCGCCACCAGGAGGAAGATTGCCATGGTGGCTAGAGCTCTTGCAGTGGCCATCTTAGCTACTGAACAGTGCTCAACTCAAACGCTCGTCTACTTCTTGGTTGCTCCTACAGTACTGGTTTGTTTGCCTCGATTGATTGTGTTGTGTGGTTAGAGAGCTGCAGGGTCGACTTTATATAGTGCTTCTACTAGTTCAGTTATGAGCACCAACTTGTTGCATATTCTCCACGGCAAATCATTGACGCGTTCAGACATGGCACTGGTCCGTAACGTATCAAATGGATTGTTATAATACTAGGTCGGACGTCTATATACCGTGTCTCATTGAGCATGATCCTTGGGAAAGACAGACAGAGACAGGATTACACCCATGATAAAAATATTGCAGAACAGGTTTCAAAGAACTGAATGATTGATAGCAACATTCTTCATATTCTATTTCTACCACACTTCTTACCGGTGCTTTCACCATGACTAACACCATCTGAGGGTCACTGGAATATAGAAAACTTCGTTAGAATAAATAAGTATTTTACTCAAAAGCCACGTACGTGCATGtcttgttcttgtgttcttgaaatGGTACCACGAGAAGGAAATAAAATGTACAACTTTGGGAGAACATAGATAATGCTACAACGAGAGGTGCAGTTCATTGCTGGTGGCAACACATATTTTGGCATTTTTATTTGCACCTATAGTTACGTGGGACTTCCTCTTCCAACCATACTGGCTTGTCCAAAATCTGCACCGATGTAAAATGCCTCATATTTATTAGATCGGGAGAATTAAGTTACGTGAGACATCTCTATTTTTTTCCCTTGGGGGCCAGTTGGGTTGAAAATTTATCAGCTTCATGAATTCGTGTCGAATTCGGCGGACATGAAAACCGTGCCCCACCATTTGACATTGACAGAACACTTATTATTCAGGCCCAGCTGAATCGCCCGATCCGGATTTTCCTGATCGGCGATTCCAGCCGCAATCCTGGCCCTCTCCTCTGTACGTTGGCCGTGGCGGCAACGCCGGCCTCCACCTCAGGAGATCTTATCTTCGCCCGTCGTCCCAACCATGGATAAGCTGCCGACGGAATGTGCGTGCGTCGGCGCGTTAAGACCCTGCTACCGCAAGCTACATGAGTGGCGCGGGCCCAGTCTGTCTGATTGTGGCGGGACAGCAGCGGCGGCTGCATGCTCGGTGCTGCCTCATCGGCGTCCTGCTCGTCTAGGAGATGGCGGCTGGTGGCGCTCAACACAAGCAATATAAATATCGATGGTGTCGTGTCCTCAAGGCAGAGCTCTCGTGGGTGCGAACTGTGGAAGGTGCAGCTGCACAACGGCTACTTGCGACCCTCTCGGTGGCATGATCTGGCGGCATGAGTTTATGGGGTGTCCTTCCCGAGGTCGCAAGTGATGCAACAGCGATGATGGCCGTCAAGGCAGCCTCCGAGGTTCTGGACTTCACCATGGGTACGTGTGTCGTCTACAAGAGGCAGGCCTGATGGTGTGGCATGCTGTTGCGAGGGCACGATGTCCGCGAGCGGAACATGATGATGTGGCGGTGGAGGCGACGGCCCAGTGCACGGCACATCTGGCGTCCAGCGGCATCTTATACACCTTCGGTGGGAATCTGGATGCCGGAATAAGACTTTGCTAATGGGGCCGGGGCGTGCCAAGGATTTCCCATCGTCTGTGCCTCTGTGCACATGGAGGATGCAAGGGTAAAGACCCCGGGGCCGTGGTGTATGCTGCTCGTCGGTTCATGTCAGTGTGGACTGGCAGTGGCTAGATTTGCATCGCGACATGATGGCCCCTCGATGGCTATCGTGATGATCTTATGTGGGATTACATCCCACTCATCTGCTAGGGTCACTTTGGCCTTGCTAGCGTGACGTGACTTTCGAAGATCAATCATCAAGTTTGTGACTAAAAACACTGCTTCATGGTCGGGGTGGAAAACCTTGTTCTAGCTTGTATTTGTTGGGGCTCATCAGCATCACACTAGCGTAATTACCTTGCATGAAGGTGTCCTTCTAGTATATGTGTGGCTTAGCCTTCAGTGGTTGGTCTCGGCTTGCTGGATGAAAATCCATGGGCCTGGTAAGTTGCGACCGGACGGGACGATGGCGTCGGAAGGACGTGTATTCTTCTCGAAGGTGTTGTTCGCGGAAGCAGTAGACTTCGTCATATTGGTGGTAGCATTCATATCTTGTAAAGTTTCTTCCATGGTTGCCTATTGTTTTTGTATTTCCCTTGTCTGATTGATTTTCGTCAACTTCATAACAAATGGTTGTGTGCGTCACAATGATGTAGAGGCCCGAGATTTCAGCCTCTTTTTTTAAATACAGGGTCAATTTTTTTCCAGGTGGGACACTATGTTCCAGCGCCCTCCTGCTCTAGGCTCAACCTCCGCACTTGCAAACCAGCTAGAGCACGCATAGCTGCCTCCGCCATTGTCGTGTCCTCCCCGTGTGTCGTTGTCGTGCATTGTGGTCACTGGCGTCAAACAGAAGCAGTACCCACTTCCAGGTCCGACGGGCCATTAGATTTAGACTAGTCCCCTATAAGGTTAACCCTCTGTCCATATAGCCTATGATCTGTGGGACCTCTACTTAATCCCATCAGTTAAAATATAGCGAAGACACCTGCCATGTGGGCCCCGCTTCTAGTTTGATAGAGTCTTAGTTGACCGGGGGTAAACATCGGTACATGGATCCACTTGGCATTACGTCGTCGTTCGGTTCCTTGTGTGTGCCAAAAGTTTTTGGATGTTTTGAGTTCAGAAATAatttaaaaatccaaaaaaatttaaaccctgaaaaaatcataagaaatttATATGAATTCAGAGCTATGGCAAATTGTATTAAAGAAATGTTTAAAAAATATCGCATATATGTGCATTTCATTTACATTCATGGTGAAAACCAATTACTTTAAACCTGATTCGGGGTTTAAATAACTTAAATTGGCCTTGTTAATAATTATTCGAGTTGTTGGAAATGCTATAATTATAGTGCATTTGAAATAATTCAATTTAGCTTATGGTTATGTTTGCATAGAtcaatttcaaataacactatagCATGCCATGGATCTCATATCATGATCACTTCGGTTGTCTTGATTGTAGTGGGTAAATGGCTTGTCTAACGGCTTTCCTGGTGtttgtgtttcttctcgataggacCCAAAGTTGATGTGAAGAATGAGAAAGATCTAAGCAGTGTGAGTCCTTGATGAAAGACAAGGAAAATCACTTGATCATATGGGCGTCGACGATGTCTATGCCAATAGATAGAATGGATCCTGCCAACGCTGCCTTCGTCCATACGGGAACGACGGGCACGACACCTCATTTCAACTTGCCAGGTGGGCCCCTTCCATTGGTGGCTCATCCCTCCATCTTTTGCATTAGTATTGTATGTTCCCATCAATATTAAGGATTCCTATGCAAATATTACAATTGAAAAAACGGGTGCCTCTACAAACTTTAAATTTAACTCCTAGATTATTCCATAAATCCTTCTCATGCTTAAATAAGCTCAAGAGCCCATTACCGTGGAATGGTAATATTTATGGTGATAACGGGCTGGCCTGATGGAGGCCCCAAGTAGCAAAGAATAGATCAGGTAATGGACCATTAATTCAACTTGACCTGATACTTAACGGGTGCGACGCATTCGACAATGAGGTCCACCCACTTGGAGTCAAAACCCAGCTTAAACATAATACTTCTCAAGAAATTCCACTCCACCTGGTCATATGAATTGTGCATATCAAGCTTGACATCAAAAAGAcaaaaccttcctttccttttcttcttgtAGTATGATACCGCTCGTATGCCACCAAGTCATTATTCGTAATCATGCACCCTGGAAAGAAAGTGCTTGCTTATGGCAAAAATTATCTAGGGCAGCATACTCTTCAAACAGTTAGCAACATTTCTTGATAACTTTATAAACTACATTAAGCGTGAAGAAAAATGGCTGGAACTGATTACGGATTTGGGGTTATCAAATTTTGGAATAGAAACTACCATTTACGGTTACATCCGTCCAGAACCATGCCCGAGTTGAGTGCTTGTAACACATTATGGAATCGCGCACTCATTTGTATTACATAATTAGTTGATTTACTAAAACATTAAGCGTCAACACGCGCGGATTCTTCCTCCTGCTTTTGCATGGCCCTTGATTAAGCTGCTCCATTTTGTTGATTGCTTGCTTATTAATGCTTGACTTGAGTAAATTGTTATAGAGGTTATGTTTGCAGCTTGGAGCACTCTCACTCTTCCTACGCTGCCAGTTGCTGCAAACATGTTGTACTTTAGATGCAACCGTGCAAGAGAACGGTCTGTATAATTCAACAAAAAAATTCCTAGGAAGTTCACTGTATTTTAGCTGCTCCCTGGACACTCAGTGCAAATGTGAATGATATAATTTGTTACTGTTCTGTTATACTTGTTTAGCTACCCTTGAAAATGAGTGTGTATCTTTCTCAGGTGTCTGTCTCGTGTGTTTCACATTCTTTTTGCACCACGCTGCTCATTATTTATTTTATGCATGATCAAAGAGCAAACGTGAACTTGTCATCCGTGCTAAACCATAGGTAGCACCGTTTCTTCTATAAATTCATGAAATCATATACATAATCTGATAAGCCTCCCGAGTATAGGATATGTGTAAACTGGACTTCCCTATAAGAACAAAAAATATATACATGACACTGGACCGACAAGAGGTACCAATAACCTGCGCTCACCTTTGTTTTAGAAACTCACTCATCAGACCAGGTGATTCCCTCCATGCCGACATTCTGGTCAAGCCCCAAGGCATTCCACACCGCAGGAGACGCGTCGACGATGTTGTCGGCACACGGGGGCTCGTAGTTGTGGTTTTCGTCGCAGCCATAGACGGAGTCGCACTCGTCCACCACCTTGGCATACACGGACTTGCCATTGGCGGTGATCTTGATGCGGTGCCGGCAACGGGCCATGTTCTTGAACCAGCCGGTGGAGAGTGCGACTACCATCTCCTTGTCGCTATGGTAGGCGTTGTCACACTCCGACGGACCGCTGCCGTCCTTGCCCTTCTCAAAGCTGTTGAGCGTCAAGACGGCCTTGGTGGTCGCGGTGACCGGCGGCGAGCAGTGGTACTGCGGGTACCTCTTGCCATCCTCGCAACAGTCCGGGTCGTTGCTCTTCTCACAGTTGCCCGACTTTCCTGGAAGGTAGCCACTTGCACGGCAGACACCGAGACCAGGGCGGAGTGAGGACGCGATGTGGGAGGTGGAGAGCGCCACCAGGAGGAAGATTGCCATGGTGGCTAGAGCTCTTGCAGTGGCCATCTTAGCTACTGAACAGTGCTCAACTCAAACGCTCGTCTACTTCTTGGTTGCTACTACAGTACTGGTTTGTTTGCCTCGATTGATTGTGTTGTGTGGTTAGAGAGCTGCAGGGTCGACTTTATATAGTGCTTCTACTAGTTCAGTTATGAGCACCAACTTGTTGCATATTCTCCACGGCAAATCATTGACGCGTTCAGACATGGCACTGGTCCGTAACGTATCAAATGGATTGTTATAATACTAGGTCGGACGTCTATTACCGTGTCTcatttgtaggagatatgccctagaggcaataataaatgatattatttatctccgagttcataattatgtttat encodes the following:
- the LOC123142308 gene encoding putative ripening-related protein 5; amino-acid sequence: MATARALATMAIFLLVALSTSHIASSLRPGLGVCRASGYLPGKSGNCEKSNDPDCCEDGKRYPQYHCSPPVTATTKAVLTLNSFEKGKDGSGPSECDNAYHSDKEMVVALSTGWFKNMARCRHRIKITANGKSVYAKVVDECDSVYGCDENHNYEPPCADNIVDASPAVWNALGLDQNVGMEGITWSDDCRASGYLPGKSGNCEKSNDPDCCEDGKRYPQYHCSPPVTATTKAVLTLNSFEKGKDGGGPSECDNAYHSDKEMVVALSTGWFKNMARCGHRIKITANGKSVYAKVVDECDSVYGCDEDHNYEPPCADNIVDASPAVWNALGLDQNVGMEGITWSDE